From a single Hippopotamus amphibius kiboko isolate mHipAmp2 chromosome X, mHipAmp2.hap2, whole genome shotgun sequence genomic region:
- the GYG2 gene encoding glycogenin-2 isoform X4, giving the protein MPVSDQAFVTLATNDIYCQGALVLGQSLRDHGATRRLAVLVSPQVSHLLRVILSRVFDEVIEVNLIDSADYIHLAFLKRPELGVTLTKLHCWTLTHYSKCVFLDADTLVLSNIDELFDRRELSAAPDPGWPDCFNSGVFVFQPSLETHGLLLQHAADRGSFDGADQGLLNSFFSSWSTADIQKHLPFIYNLSSNTAYTYSPAFKQFGSSAKVVHFLGCTKPWNYKYNPQTGCVSEEGSGAPGQHQTSFLHLWWEIYHRRVLPLYEHIRHEDGQSSSGHTARLGGVGVPCSAPPAEGSCADAVRRAGEPCADSAEGPSQPWPTEDASEGTVVVVEEEDPTAPEACPSGDQPAENAGGGQSQDALEPSQEPPTPPVDVIRDPSLQDALQVDLAISVSEISIGEKVKALSPEEERRKWEEGRIDYLGKDAFARIQEKLDRFLQ; this is encoded by the exons ATGCCGG TGTCAGACCAGGCATTTGTCACGCTGGCCACCAATGACATCTACTGCCAGGGGGCCCTGGTGCTGGGCCAGTCGTTGCGGGACCACGGGGCCACCAGGAGGCTGGCGGTGCTCGTCAGCCCTCAGGTGTCCCACCTGCTCAG GGTGATCCTCTCCAGGGTGTTTGACGAGGTCATCGAGGTGAACCTGATAGACAGTGCAGACTACATCCACCTGGCCTTCCTGAAGAGACCCGAGCTTGGAGTCACCCTCACCAAGCTTCACTGTTGGACGCTCACCCATTATAGCAAGTGTGTCTTCCTCGATGCAGACACGCTG GTGCTGTCCAATATCGACGAGCTGTTCGATAGGAGAGAGCTCTCGGCGGCCCCGGATCCTGGATGGCCGGATTGCTTCAATAGTGGGGTATTTGTCTTCCAGCCTTCCCTGGAGACGCACGGCCTCCTGCTGCAGCACGCCGCTGACCGCGGCAGCTTTGACG GGGCAGACCAAGGCTTGTTGAACAGTTTCTTCAGTAGCTGGTCCACGGCAGACATCCAGAAGCACTTGCCGTTCATCTATAACTTGAGTAGCAACACGGCGTACACCTACAGCCCTGCTTTCAAACA GTTCGGCTCGAGCGCGAAGGTGGTCCACTTTTTGGGGTGCACGAAGCCTTGGAACTACAAGTACAACCCGCAGACGGGCTGCGTTTCGGAGGAGGGCTCCGGGGCGCCCGGCCAGCACCAGACGTCCTTCCTTCACCTCTGGTGGGAGATTTACCACCGCCGCGTCCTGCCTCTTTATGAACATATCCGGCACGAGGACGGACAGTCGTCCTCGGGACACACG GCTCGCCTCGGGGGTGTTGGGGTGCCGTGTTCAGCGCCCCCCGCCGAGGGGTCGTGTGCAGATGCTGTGCGCCGCGCCGGGGAGCCGTGTGCCGATTCGGCGGAGGGGCCCAGCCAGCCTTGGCCTACTGAGGACGCTTCGGAGGGGACCGTGGTGGTGGTAGAGGAGGAGGACCCCACTGCGCCTGAAGCGTGCCCTTCAGGAGAT CAGCCGGCGGAGAACGCGGGAGGTGGCCAATCTCAGGACGCCTTGGAGCCAAGCCAggagccccccacgccccccgtGGATGTCATCAGGGACCCCAGTCTCCAGGATGCTTTGCAG GTGGACCTGGCCatctctgtctccgagatttccATCGGAGAAAAGGTGAAGGCGCTGAGTCCGGAGGAGGAACGGAGGAAGTGGGAGGAGGGACGCATCGACTACCTGGGGAAGGATGCTTTTGCCCGGATCCAGGAGAAGCTGGACCGCTTCCTGCAGTGA
- the GYG2 gene encoding glycogenin-2 isoform X2, whose product MPVSDQAFVTLATNDIYCQGALVLGQSLRDHGATRRLAVLVSPQVSHLLRVILSRVFDEVIEVNLIDSADYIHLAFLKRPELGVTLTKLHCWTLTHYSKCVFLDADTLVLSNIDELFDRRELSAAPDPGWPDCFNSGVFVFQPSLETHGLLLQHAADRGSFDGADQGLLNSFFSSWSTADIQKHLPFIYNLSSNTAYTYSPAFKQFGSSAKVVHFLGCTKPWNYKYNPQTGCVSEEGSGAPGQHQTSFLHLWWEIYHRRVLPLYEHIRHEDGQSSSGHTARLGGVGVPCSAPPAEGSCADAVRRAGEPCADSAEGPSQPWPTEDASEGTVVVVEEEDPTAPEACPSGDMIGWPEMETSAGEMCDPLSPPFPQFADFIETHMNLPAENAGGGQSQDALEPSQEPPTPPVDVIRDPSLQDALQVDLAISVSEISIGEKVKALSPEEERRKWEEGRIDYLGKDAFARIQEKLDRFLQ is encoded by the exons ATGCCGG TGTCAGACCAGGCATTTGTCACGCTGGCCACCAATGACATCTACTGCCAGGGGGCCCTGGTGCTGGGCCAGTCGTTGCGGGACCACGGGGCCACCAGGAGGCTGGCGGTGCTCGTCAGCCCTCAGGTGTCCCACCTGCTCAG GGTGATCCTCTCCAGGGTGTTTGACGAGGTCATCGAGGTGAACCTGATAGACAGTGCAGACTACATCCACCTGGCCTTCCTGAAGAGACCCGAGCTTGGAGTCACCCTCACCAAGCTTCACTGTTGGACGCTCACCCATTATAGCAAGTGTGTCTTCCTCGATGCAGACACGCTG GTGCTGTCCAATATCGACGAGCTGTTCGATAGGAGAGAGCTCTCGGCGGCCCCGGATCCTGGATGGCCGGATTGCTTCAATAGTGGGGTATTTGTCTTCCAGCCTTCCCTGGAGACGCACGGCCTCCTGCTGCAGCACGCCGCTGACCGCGGCAGCTTTGACG GGGCAGACCAAGGCTTGTTGAACAGTTTCTTCAGTAGCTGGTCCACGGCAGACATCCAGAAGCACTTGCCGTTCATCTATAACTTGAGTAGCAACACGGCGTACACCTACAGCCCTGCTTTCAAACA GTTCGGCTCGAGCGCGAAGGTGGTCCACTTTTTGGGGTGCACGAAGCCTTGGAACTACAAGTACAACCCGCAGACGGGCTGCGTTTCGGAGGAGGGCTCCGGGGCGCCCGGCCAGCACCAGACGTCCTTCCTTCACCTCTGGTGGGAGATTTACCACCGCCGCGTCCTGCCTCTTTATGAACATATCCGGCACGAGGACGGACAGTCGTCCTCGGGACACACG GCTCGCCTCGGGGGTGTTGGGGTGCCGTGTTCAGCGCCCCCCGCCGAGGGGTCGTGTGCAGATGCTGTGCGCCGCGCCGGGGAGCCGTGTGCCGATTCGGCGGAGGGGCCCAGCCAGCCTTGGCCTACTGAGGACGCTTCGGAGGGGACCGTGGTGGTGGTAGAGGAGGAGGACCCCACTGCGCCTGAAGCGTGCCCTTCAGGAGAT atgataGGTTGGCCAGAAATGGAGACTTCCGCGGGAGAGATGTGTGACCCCTTGTCACCACCCTTCCCCCAATTCGCAGACTTCATAGAGACCCACATGAACTTG CCGGCGGAGAACGCGGGAGGTGGCCAATCTCAGGACGCCTTGGAGCCAAGCCAggagccccccacgccccccgtGGATGTCATCAGGGACCCCAGTCTCCAGGATGCTTTGCAG GTGGACCTGGCCatctctgtctccgagatttccATCGGAGAAAAGGTGAAGGCGCTGAGTCCGGAGGAGGAACGGAGGAAGTGGGAGGAGGGACGCATCGACTACCTGGGGAAGGATGCTTTTGCCCGGATCCAGGAGAAGCTGGACCGCTTCCTGCAGTGA
- the GYG2 gene encoding glycogenin-2 isoform X5, producing MPVSDQAFVTLATNDIYCQGALVLGQSLRDHGATRRLAVLVSPQVSHLLRVILSRVFDEVIEVNLIDSADYIHLAFLKRPELGVTLTKLHCWTLTHYSKCVFLDADTLVLSNIDELFDRRELSAAPDPGWPDCFNSGVFVFQPSLETHGLLLQHAADRGSFDGADQGLLNSFFSSWSTADIQKHLPFIYNLSSNTAYTYSPAFKQFGSSAKVVHFLGCTKPWNYKYNPQTGCVSEEGSGAPGQHQTSFLHLWWEIYHRRVLPLYEHIRHEDGQSSSGHTARLGGVGVPCSAPPAEGSCADAVRRAGEPCADSAEGPSQPWPTEDASEGTVVVVEEEDPTAPEACPSGDMIGWPEMETSAGEMCDPLSPPFPQFADFIETHMNLVDLAISVSEISIGEKVKALSPEEERRKWEEGRIDYLGKDAFARIQEKLDRFLQ from the exons ATGCCGG TGTCAGACCAGGCATTTGTCACGCTGGCCACCAATGACATCTACTGCCAGGGGGCCCTGGTGCTGGGCCAGTCGTTGCGGGACCACGGGGCCACCAGGAGGCTGGCGGTGCTCGTCAGCCCTCAGGTGTCCCACCTGCTCAG GGTGATCCTCTCCAGGGTGTTTGACGAGGTCATCGAGGTGAACCTGATAGACAGTGCAGACTACATCCACCTGGCCTTCCTGAAGAGACCCGAGCTTGGAGTCACCCTCACCAAGCTTCACTGTTGGACGCTCACCCATTATAGCAAGTGTGTCTTCCTCGATGCAGACACGCTG GTGCTGTCCAATATCGACGAGCTGTTCGATAGGAGAGAGCTCTCGGCGGCCCCGGATCCTGGATGGCCGGATTGCTTCAATAGTGGGGTATTTGTCTTCCAGCCTTCCCTGGAGACGCACGGCCTCCTGCTGCAGCACGCCGCTGACCGCGGCAGCTTTGACG GGGCAGACCAAGGCTTGTTGAACAGTTTCTTCAGTAGCTGGTCCACGGCAGACATCCAGAAGCACTTGCCGTTCATCTATAACTTGAGTAGCAACACGGCGTACACCTACAGCCCTGCTTTCAAACA GTTCGGCTCGAGCGCGAAGGTGGTCCACTTTTTGGGGTGCACGAAGCCTTGGAACTACAAGTACAACCCGCAGACGGGCTGCGTTTCGGAGGAGGGCTCCGGGGCGCCCGGCCAGCACCAGACGTCCTTCCTTCACCTCTGGTGGGAGATTTACCACCGCCGCGTCCTGCCTCTTTATGAACATATCCGGCACGAGGACGGACAGTCGTCCTCGGGACACACG GCTCGCCTCGGGGGTGTTGGGGTGCCGTGTTCAGCGCCCCCCGCCGAGGGGTCGTGTGCAGATGCTGTGCGCCGCGCCGGGGAGCCGTGTGCCGATTCGGCGGAGGGGCCCAGCCAGCCTTGGCCTACTGAGGACGCTTCGGAGGGGACCGTGGTGGTGGTAGAGGAGGAGGACCCCACTGCGCCTGAAGCGTGCCCTTCAGGAGAT atgataGGTTGGCCAGAAATGGAGACTTCCGCGGGAGAGATGTGTGACCCCTTGTCACCACCCTTCCCCCAATTCGCAGACTTCATAGAGACCCACATGAACTTG GTGGACCTGGCCatctctgtctccgagatttccATCGGAGAAAAGGTGAAGGCGCTGAGTCCGGAGGAGGAACGGAGGAAGTGGGAGGAGGGACGCATCGACTACCTGGGGAAGGATGCTTTTGCCCGGATCCAGGAGAAGCTGGACCGCTTCCTGCAGTGA
- the GYG2 gene encoding glycogenin-2 isoform X6: MPVSDQAFVTLATNDIYCQGALVLGQSLRDHGATRRLAVLVSPQVSHLLRVILSRVFDEVIEVNLIDSADYIHLAFLKRPELGVTLTKLHCWTLTHYSKCVFLDADTLVLSNIDELFDRRELSAAPDPGWPDCFNSGVFVFQPSLETHGLLLQHAADRGSFDGADQGLLNSFFSSWSTADIQKHLPFIYNLSSNTAYTYSPAFKQFGSSAKVVHFLGCTKPWNYKYNPQTGCVSEEGSGAPGQHQTSFLHLWWEIYHRRVLPLYEHIRHEDGQSSSGHTARLGGVGVPCSAPPAEGSCADAVRRAGEPCADSAEGPSQPWPTEDASEGTVVVVEEEDPTAPEACPSGDVDLAISVSEISIGEKVKALSPEEERRKWEEGRIDYLGKDAFARIQEKLDRFLQ, from the exons ATGCCGG TGTCAGACCAGGCATTTGTCACGCTGGCCACCAATGACATCTACTGCCAGGGGGCCCTGGTGCTGGGCCAGTCGTTGCGGGACCACGGGGCCACCAGGAGGCTGGCGGTGCTCGTCAGCCCTCAGGTGTCCCACCTGCTCAG GGTGATCCTCTCCAGGGTGTTTGACGAGGTCATCGAGGTGAACCTGATAGACAGTGCAGACTACATCCACCTGGCCTTCCTGAAGAGACCCGAGCTTGGAGTCACCCTCACCAAGCTTCACTGTTGGACGCTCACCCATTATAGCAAGTGTGTCTTCCTCGATGCAGACACGCTG GTGCTGTCCAATATCGACGAGCTGTTCGATAGGAGAGAGCTCTCGGCGGCCCCGGATCCTGGATGGCCGGATTGCTTCAATAGTGGGGTATTTGTCTTCCAGCCTTCCCTGGAGACGCACGGCCTCCTGCTGCAGCACGCCGCTGACCGCGGCAGCTTTGACG GGGCAGACCAAGGCTTGTTGAACAGTTTCTTCAGTAGCTGGTCCACGGCAGACATCCAGAAGCACTTGCCGTTCATCTATAACTTGAGTAGCAACACGGCGTACACCTACAGCCCTGCTTTCAAACA GTTCGGCTCGAGCGCGAAGGTGGTCCACTTTTTGGGGTGCACGAAGCCTTGGAACTACAAGTACAACCCGCAGACGGGCTGCGTTTCGGAGGAGGGCTCCGGGGCGCCCGGCCAGCACCAGACGTCCTTCCTTCACCTCTGGTGGGAGATTTACCACCGCCGCGTCCTGCCTCTTTATGAACATATCCGGCACGAGGACGGACAGTCGTCCTCGGGACACACG GCTCGCCTCGGGGGTGTTGGGGTGCCGTGTTCAGCGCCCCCCGCCGAGGGGTCGTGTGCAGATGCTGTGCGCCGCGCCGGGGAGCCGTGTGCCGATTCGGCGGAGGGGCCCAGCCAGCCTTGGCCTACTGAGGACGCTTCGGAGGGGACCGTGGTGGTGGTAGAGGAGGAGGACCCCACTGCGCCTGAAGCGTGCCCTTCAGGAGAT GTGGACCTGGCCatctctgtctccgagatttccATCGGAGAAAAGGTGAAGGCGCTGAGTCCGGAGGAGGAACGGAGGAAGTGGGAGGAGGGACGCATCGACTACCTGGGGAAGGATGCTTTTGCCCGGATCCAGGAGAAGCTGGACCGCTTCCTGCAGTGA
- the GYG2 gene encoding glycogenin-2 isoform X1: MPVSDQAFVTLATNDIYCQGALVLGQSLRDHGATRRLAVLVSPQVSHLLRVILSRVFDEVIEVNLIDSADYIHLAFLKRPELGVTLTKLHCWTLTHYSKCVFLDADTLVLSNIDELFDRRELSAAPDPGWPDCFNSGVFVFQPSLETHGLLLQHAADRGSFDGADQGLLNSFFSSWSTADIQKHLPFIYNLSSNTAYTYSPAFKQFGSSAKVVHFLGCTKPWNYKYNPQTGCVSEEGSGAPGQHQTSFLHLWWEIYHRRVLPLYEHIRHEDGQSSSGHTARLGGVGVPCSAPPAEGSCADAVRRAGEPCADSAEGPSQPWPTEDASEGTVVVVEEEDPTAPEACPSGDMIGWPEMETSAGEMCDPLSPPFPQFADFIETHMNLQPAENAGGGQSQDALEPSQEPPTPPVDVIRDPSLQDALQVDLAISVSEISIGEKVKALSPEEERRKWEEGRIDYLGKDAFARIQEKLDRFLQ; the protein is encoded by the exons ATGCCGG TGTCAGACCAGGCATTTGTCACGCTGGCCACCAATGACATCTACTGCCAGGGGGCCCTGGTGCTGGGCCAGTCGTTGCGGGACCACGGGGCCACCAGGAGGCTGGCGGTGCTCGTCAGCCCTCAGGTGTCCCACCTGCTCAG GGTGATCCTCTCCAGGGTGTTTGACGAGGTCATCGAGGTGAACCTGATAGACAGTGCAGACTACATCCACCTGGCCTTCCTGAAGAGACCCGAGCTTGGAGTCACCCTCACCAAGCTTCACTGTTGGACGCTCACCCATTATAGCAAGTGTGTCTTCCTCGATGCAGACACGCTG GTGCTGTCCAATATCGACGAGCTGTTCGATAGGAGAGAGCTCTCGGCGGCCCCGGATCCTGGATGGCCGGATTGCTTCAATAGTGGGGTATTTGTCTTCCAGCCTTCCCTGGAGACGCACGGCCTCCTGCTGCAGCACGCCGCTGACCGCGGCAGCTTTGACG GGGCAGACCAAGGCTTGTTGAACAGTTTCTTCAGTAGCTGGTCCACGGCAGACATCCAGAAGCACTTGCCGTTCATCTATAACTTGAGTAGCAACACGGCGTACACCTACAGCCCTGCTTTCAAACA GTTCGGCTCGAGCGCGAAGGTGGTCCACTTTTTGGGGTGCACGAAGCCTTGGAACTACAAGTACAACCCGCAGACGGGCTGCGTTTCGGAGGAGGGCTCCGGGGCGCCCGGCCAGCACCAGACGTCCTTCCTTCACCTCTGGTGGGAGATTTACCACCGCCGCGTCCTGCCTCTTTATGAACATATCCGGCACGAGGACGGACAGTCGTCCTCGGGACACACG GCTCGCCTCGGGGGTGTTGGGGTGCCGTGTTCAGCGCCCCCCGCCGAGGGGTCGTGTGCAGATGCTGTGCGCCGCGCCGGGGAGCCGTGTGCCGATTCGGCGGAGGGGCCCAGCCAGCCTTGGCCTACTGAGGACGCTTCGGAGGGGACCGTGGTGGTGGTAGAGGAGGAGGACCCCACTGCGCCTGAAGCGTGCCCTTCAGGAGAT atgataGGTTGGCCAGAAATGGAGACTTCCGCGGGAGAGATGTGTGACCCCTTGTCACCACCCTTCCCCCAATTCGCAGACTTCATAGAGACCCACATGAACTTG CAGCCGGCGGAGAACGCGGGAGGTGGCCAATCTCAGGACGCCTTGGAGCCAAGCCAggagccccccacgccccccgtGGATGTCATCAGGGACCCCAGTCTCCAGGATGCTTTGCAG GTGGACCTGGCCatctctgtctccgagatttccATCGGAGAAAAGGTGAAGGCGCTGAGTCCGGAGGAGGAACGGAGGAAGTGGGAGGAGGGACGCATCGACTACCTGGGGAAGGATGCTTTTGCCCGGATCCAGGAGAAGCTGGACCGCTTCCTGCAGTGA
- the GYG2 gene encoding glycogenin-2 isoform X3 yields MPVSDQAFVTLATNDIYCQGALVLGQSLRDHGATRRLAVLVSPQVSHLLRVILSRVFDEVIEVNLIDSADYIHLAFLKRPELGVTLTKLHCWTLTHYSKCVFLDADTLPSLETHGLLLQHAADRGSFDGADQGLLNSFFSSWSTADIQKHLPFIYNLSSNTAYTYSPAFKQFGSSAKVVHFLGCTKPWNYKYNPQTGCVSEEGSGAPGQHQTSFLHLWWEIYHRRVLPLYEHIRHEDGQSSSGHTARLGGVGVPCSAPPAEGSCADAVRRAGEPCADSAEGPSQPWPTEDASEGTVVVVEEEDPTAPEACPSGDMIGWPEMETSAGEMCDPLSPPFPQFADFIETHMNLQPAENAGGGQSQDALEPSQEPPTPPVDVIRDPSLQDALQVDLAISVSEISIGEKVKALSPEEERRKWEEGRIDYLGKDAFARIQEKLDRFLQ; encoded by the exons ATGCCGG TGTCAGACCAGGCATTTGTCACGCTGGCCACCAATGACATCTACTGCCAGGGGGCCCTGGTGCTGGGCCAGTCGTTGCGGGACCACGGGGCCACCAGGAGGCTGGCGGTGCTCGTCAGCCCTCAGGTGTCCCACCTGCTCAG GGTGATCCTCTCCAGGGTGTTTGACGAGGTCATCGAGGTGAACCTGATAGACAGTGCAGACTACATCCACCTGGCCTTCCTGAAGAGACCCGAGCTTGGAGTCACCCTCACCAAGCTTCACTGTTGGACGCTCACCCATTATAGCAAGTGTGTCTTCCTCGATGCAGACACGCTG CCTTCCCTGGAGACGCACGGCCTCCTGCTGCAGCACGCCGCTGACCGCGGCAGCTTTGACG GGGCAGACCAAGGCTTGTTGAACAGTTTCTTCAGTAGCTGGTCCACGGCAGACATCCAGAAGCACTTGCCGTTCATCTATAACTTGAGTAGCAACACGGCGTACACCTACAGCCCTGCTTTCAAACA GTTCGGCTCGAGCGCGAAGGTGGTCCACTTTTTGGGGTGCACGAAGCCTTGGAACTACAAGTACAACCCGCAGACGGGCTGCGTTTCGGAGGAGGGCTCCGGGGCGCCCGGCCAGCACCAGACGTCCTTCCTTCACCTCTGGTGGGAGATTTACCACCGCCGCGTCCTGCCTCTTTATGAACATATCCGGCACGAGGACGGACAGTCGTCCTCGGGACACACG GCTCGCCTCGGGGGTGTTGGGGTGCCGTGTTCAGCGCCCCCCGCCGAGGGGTCGTGTGCAGATGCTGTGCGCCGCGCCGGGGAGCCGTGTGCCGATTCGGCGGAGGGGCCCAGCCAGCCTTGGCCTACTGAGGACGCTTCGGAGGGGACCGTGGTGGTGGTAGAGGAGGAGGACCCCACTGCGCCTGAAGCGTGCCCTTCAGGAGAT atgataGGTTGGCCAGAAATGGAGACTTCCGCGGGAGAGATGTGTGACCCCTTGTCACCACCCTTCCCCCAATTCGCAGACTTCATAGAGACCCACATGAACTTG CAGCCGGCGGAGAACGCGGGAGGTGGCCAATCTCAGGACGCCTTGGAGCCAAGCCAggagccccccacgccccccgtGGATGTCATCAGGGACCCCAGTCTCCAGGATGCTTTGCAG GTGGACCTGGCCatctctgtctccgagatttccATCGGAGAAAAGGTGAAGGCGCTGAGTCCGGAGGAGGAACGGAGGAAGTGGGAGGAGGGACGCATCGACTACCTGGGGAAGGATGCTTTTGCCCGGATCCAGGAGAAGCTGGACCGCTTCCTGCAGTGA